A single genomic interval of Bradyrhizobium japonicum USDA 6 harbors:
- the epmA gene encoding EF-P lysine aminoacylase EpmA, protein MVGDKPISPFWSPGRHLDRRPFLQARGAVTGSLRGFFAEQGFLEVETSVLQVSPGNETHLHAPRTEIMRPDGSRASRYLRTSPEFACKKLLAAGEERIFEFARVFRDRERGDLHLPEFTMLEWYRARAPYDAIMADTVVVIARAAQATGIGSFSFRGRTADPFAEPELLTVAGAFERFAGIDLLSTISDGEGNRAALAQAAGGKVRVAEDDTWSDIFSKVLVEHVEPHLGQGRLTILFEYPSPEAALARVKADDPRVAERFEVYACGVELANGFGELTDAEEQRKRFTESMAEKQRRYGEAYPLDEDFLAAVAEMPDASGVALGFDRLVMLASGAARIDQVVWTPPANETLSET, encoded by the coding sequence ATGGTTGGGGACAAGCCGATTTCGCCGTTCTGGTCGCCCGGGCGGCACCTTGACCGGCGGCCGTTCCTTCAGGCCAGGGGGGCCGTTACCGGGTCTCTCAGGGGCTTTTTCGCCGAGCAGGGGTTCCTGGAGGTCGAAACCTCGGTCCTTCAGGTCTCCCCGGGTAACGAAACCCATCTGCACGCCCCCCGGACCGAGATCATGCGGCCGGATGGCAGCCGTGCCAGCCGGTACTTGCGGACCTCGCCGGAATTCGCCTGCAAGAAGCTGCTGGCGGCGGGCGAGGAGCGGATTTTCGAATTCGCACGGGTGTTCCGTGATCGCGAGCGCGGCGACCTGCATCTGCCCGAATTCACCATGCTGGAATGGTATCGGGCTCGCGCCCCCTACGATGCCATCATGGCGGACACCGTCGTGGTCATCGCCCGCGCCGCGCAGGCGACGGGAATCGGGTCGTTCTCCTTCCGTGGCCGGACCGCCGATCCCTTCGCGGAACCGGAGCTTCTGACCGTCGCTGGCGCCTTCGAGCGGTTTGCAGGGATCGACCTGCTGTCGACAATCTCGGACGGCGAAGGTAACCGTGCCGCGCTCGCGCAGGCGGCCGGCGGCAAGGTCCGCGTCGCGGAGGACGACACCTGGTCCGACATCTTCAGCAAGGTCCTGGTCGAGCATGTCGAGCCGCATCTGGGGCAGGGGCGTTTGACCATTCTGTTCGAATACCCATCTCCAGAGGCGGCGTTGGCGCGCGTGAAGGCCGATGACCCGCGGGTCGCCGAACGGTTCGAGGTCTATGCCTGCGGCGTCGAGCTCGCCAACGGCTTTGGCGAGTTGACCGACGCCGAGGAACAGCGCAAGCGCTTCACGGAGTCGATGGCAGAGAAGCAGCGCCGCTATGGCGAGGCCTATCCGCTGGACGAGGATTTTCTGGCCGCGGTCGCCGAAATGCCGGATGCGAGCGGTGTCGCGCTCGGCTTCGACCGGCTGGTGATGCTGGCGAGCGGCGCAGCGCGGATCGATCAGGTGGTGTGGACACCGCCTGCAAATGAAACGTTAAGTGAGACATGA
- the efp gene encoding elongation factor P, which translates to MRVIASSIRKGNVIEQDGKLYVVVSAENIHPGKGTPVSQIEMRRISDGVKISERYKTTDQVEKATIEERNYTFLYEDGDGFHFMNPETYDQVQVPKDVVGDAAAYLQPEMIVKLSTHEVNVVSLALPQRVTLEVVETEPVTKGQTASSSYKPAVLSNGIRTTVPPHISVGTRIVVMTEDGSYSERAKD; encoded by the coding sequence TTGAGAGTCATCGCCAGTTCTATTCGCAAGGGCAACGTGATCGAGCAAGACGGCAAGCTTTATGTCGTCGTGAGCGCCGAGAACATCCATCCCGGCAAGGGCACCCCGGTCAGCCAGATCGAAATGCGCCGAATCTCGGACGGGGTAAAGATCTCCGAGCGCTACAAGACCACCGACCAGGTCGAAAAGGCCACGATCGAAGAGCGCAACTACACCTTCCTGTATGAAGATGGCGACGGCTTCCACTTCATGAACCCCGAAACCTACGACCAGGTCCAGGTCCCCAAGGACGTTGTCGGCGATGCCGCCGCCTATCTCCAGCCAGAAATGATCGTCAAGTTGTCGACCCACGAGGTCAATGTGGTCTCGCTCGCGCTGCCGCAGCGCGTCACGCTGGAAGTGGTCGAGACGGAGCCGGTGACCAAGGGCCAGACCGCTTCGTCCTCCTACAAGCCCGCAGTGCTGTCCAACGGCATCCGCACCACCGTGCCGCCGCATATCTCGGTCGGCACCCGCATCGTGGTGATGACCGAAGACGGCTCCTACTCCGAGCGCGCCAAGGACTAA
- a CDS encoding amino acid ABC transporter substrate-binding protein — protein sequence MRSLTTAAILAVAFAIPVHAQELTGTLKKIKETGAITLGVRDSAVPFSYIDEKQKTVGYAIDICTKIVEEIKAELKLDKLAVNENLVTSSNRIPLMANGTIDLECGSTTNNADRQKQVWFTNTHFLTASRFVSKKASKLDQVDDLKGKAVVSVSGTTNITQLNKANAARSLDITVMNAKDVPEAFLMVETDRAVAFVMDDIQLAAMIASSKDPSLYAISTGAFSDPEPYGIMLRKDDTPFKTVVDRATAKLYKSAEIEKIYNKWFMEPVPPRGLNFHVPMPVSMKKSFEHPSDNPDPASYGG from the coding sequence ATGCGTAGTCTCACCACGGCGGCCATTCTCGCGGTCGCATTCGCGATCCCGGTGCATGCGCAGGAATTGACCGGCACGCTGAAGAAGATCAAGGAGACCGGCGCGATCACGCTCGGGGTGCGCGACAGCGCGGTGCCCTTCAGCTACATCGACGAGAAGCAGAAGACTGTCGGCTACGCCATCGACATCTGCACGAAGATCGTCGAGGAGATCAAGGCAGAGCTCAAGCTGGACAAGCTCGCGGTCAACGAGAACCTGGTCACCTCGTCCAATCGCATTCCGCTGATGGCGAACGGCACCATCGATCTCGAATGCGGTTCGACCACAAACAACGCCGACCGCCAGAAGCAGGTGTGGTTCACCAATACGCATTTCCTCACGGCGAGCCGCTTCGTGTCGAAGAAGGCCTCGAAACTCGACCAGGTCGACGACCTCAAGGGCAAGGCGGTCGTCTCGGTTTCGGGAACGACCAACATCACCCAGCTCAACAAGGCCAACGCGGCCCGCTCGCTCGACATCACCGTGATGAATGCCAAGGACGTCCCCGAGGCATTCCTCATGGTCGAGACCGATCGCGCCGTGGCGTTCGTGATGGACGACATCCAGCTCGCGGCGATGATCGCGTCGTCGAAGGACCCCTCGCTCTACGCCATCAGCACCGGCGCCTTTTCCGATCCCGAGCCCTACGGCATCATGCTGCGCAAGGACGACACGCCATTCAAGACGGTGGTCGATCGAGCCACCGCCAAACTCTACAAGAGCGCGGAGATCGAGAAGATCTACAACAAATGGTTCATGGAGCCGGTGCCGCCGCGCGGCCTGAATTTCCACGTGCCGATGCCGGTGTCGATGAAGAAGTCGTTCGAGCATCCCTCGGACAATCCGGATCCGGCCTCGTACGGAGGCTGA
- a CDS encoding cupin domain-containing protein — MTAVSLTHAQRPVPSRSMALAVVGGLACALAIGKALPVTMDAVSGALAPLCATAPESSPLDKVEPIGSYALPNVPGKRVTIVRVFYGPGGFSRPHRHAGSVTAYITKGEIRSQLGGGPVETFGVGQSFFEPPGSTHLVSANASATEPAELIAVFVADEGAQLTTLLE; from the coding sequence ATGACTGCAGTGAGTTTGACCCATGCGCAGCGTCCAGTGCCATCGCGCTCGATGGCGCTGGCCGTCGTCGGCGGGCTCGCCTGCGCGCTTGCGATCGGCAAGGCGTTGCCGGTGACGATGGATGCGGTGTCCGGCGCGTTGGCGCCGCTCTGCGCGACCGCGCCGGAGAGTTCGCCGCTCGACAAGGTCGAGCCGATCGGCTCCTACGCGCTGCCGAACGTCCCGGGCAAGCGCGTTACCATCGTGCGTGTGTTCTACGGCCCCGGCGGATTCTCGCGGCCGCATCGTCACGCGGGTTCGGTGACCGCCTACATCACCAAGGGTGAAATCCGCTCCCAGCTTGGCGGCGGTCCTGTCGAGACGTTTGGTGTCGGCCAGTCCTTCTTCGAGCCGCCGGGATCGACGCATCTGGTCTCGGCCAATGCCAGCGCGACCGAGCCGGCAGAATTGATCGCGGTGTTCGTGGCGGACGAGGGGGCTCAGCTGACGACGCTGTTGGAGTAG
- a CDS encoding carboxymuconolactone decarboxylase family protein, with protein MSHARSEYEDFKKIAPDAYELVLALGQVAAKAGLDKQLLELVKLRASQINGCAFCVQHHILLSERIGVPVDKLNLVAVWREAPVFSARERAALAWAEALTFLPDGVSEEVYAEASGQFSEAELMYLTSAVASINVWNRFGAAYRWAPAKRPVAASAAAS; from the coding sequence ATGTCACACGCCCGCAGCGAGTACGAGGATTTCAAGAAGATCGCGCCCGATGCGTATGAGCTCGTGCTTGCGCTCGGCCAGGTGGCGGCCAAGGCTGGCCTCGACAAGCAGCTGCTCGAGCTGGTCAAGCTGCGCGCCTCGCAGATCAACGGCTGCGCCTTCTGCGTGCAGCACCACATCCTGTTGTCGGAGCGGATCGGCGTGCCCGTGGACAAGCTCAATCTGGTCGCGGTCTGGCGCGAGGCGCCGGTCTTTTCCGCGCGCGAGCGCGCTGCGCTGGCCTGGGCGGAGGCGCTGACGTTCCTGCCCGATGGCGTCAGTGAGGAGGTCTATGCGGAGGCTTCCGGCCAATTCTCCGAGGCCGAGCTGATGTACCTGACCTCGGCGGTCGCCTCGATCAACGTCTGGAACCGCTTTGGCGCCGCGTATCGCTGGGCGCCGGCGAAGCGGCCGGTCGCAGCGAGCGCCGCGGCATCTTGA
- a CDS encoding MarR family winged helix-turn-helix transcriptional regulator, whose amino-acid sequence MSRKTAAITKSKASRKPTAPAEIAAVRLPAPGEGKRGEQGYLGYLLRQAHAAVRLTMERTLADLGVTSPQFAVLTMLNAYPGLSGADVARLTFLTPQTVGVIIRNLDRDGAIVMTPHPVHGRIQQWTLTQRGTTLLKACRARVIALEKRLAANLDAKAETAIRRWLAGIAADLQED is encoded by the coding sequence ATGTCACGCAAGACCGCTGCCATCACGAAATCGAAGGCCTCGCGGAAGCCGACCGCGCCTGCCGAAATTGCTGCCGTTCGCCTGCCCGCGCCCGGCGAAGGCAAGCGTGGCGAGCAAGGTTATCTCGGCTATCTGCTGCGGCAGGCCCATGCCGCGGTCCGCTTGACGATGGAACGGACGCTCGCCGACCTCGGCGTGACGTCGCCGCAATTTGCCGTGCTGACCATGCTGAACGCCTATCCGGGCCTCTCCGGCGCCGACGTCGCCCGGCTCACCTTCCTGACCCCGCAGACGGTCGGCGTGATCATTCGCAACCTCGATCGCGACGGTGCGATCGTGATGACGCCTCACCCGGTCCACGGCCGGATCCAGCAATGGACGCTGACGCAGCGGGGAACGACGCTGTTGAAGGCATGCAGGGCGCGCGTGATCGCGCTGGAGAAGCGTCTTGCGGCAAATCTGGACGCCAAGGCAGAAACCGCGATCCGGCGCTGGCTCGCCGGCATCGCCGCCGATTTGCAGGAGGACTAA
- a CDS encoding lytic murein transglycosylase — protein sequence MKQADSSANHSRRALLRSTLGAAALITFPTQLLAAPPGFDEWREGFRARAMAKGISAATWQRAMARVEPDMSVFKQMRNQPEFHEQVWQYINRRVSDWRIINGKIALKNNEALLARIERDFGVERGTLLALWGVESAYGDPLVQQNHMTPVFPSLAALAWNEPRRKAYWETELINALRIVDKGWSTPEQMQGSWAGAMGHSQWMPEVWLNVGIDYDGDGKVSPFGKPDDALGSTAKYLVNRGKWRRGEHWGYEVRAPGDMSGNRTYAAWASAGVTRADGQPFPQPNASAQMWTPVAGGPTFLLGPNFYSVKSYNPSMNYALAICHLGDRCLGAPPFIQPFPGSERALTLAEVQEMQTRLTKAGFDTGGTDGRVGNDTMKAIKDFQQRAGITPADGYGGLKVLAKLRQGS from the coding sequence ATGAAACAAGCTGATTCCTCGGCCAATCACAGCCGCCGCGCCCTGCTTCGATCCACGCTCGGCGCAGCCGCACTCATCACATTCCCCACGCAGCTTCTCGCCGCGCCTCCGGGCTTCGACGAATGGCGCGAGGGTTTTCGTGCACGCGCCATGGCAAAGGGCATTTCGGCCGCGACCTGGCAGCGCGCGATGGCGCGGGTCGAGCCCGACATGAGCGTGTTCAAGCAGATGCGCAACCAGCCCGAATTCCACGAGCAGGTCTGGCAATACATCAACCGCCGCGTGTCGGACTGGCGCATCATCAACGGCAAGATCGCGCTGAAGAACAACGAGGCGCTGCTCGCGCGCATCGAGCGCGATTTCGGCGTCGAGCGCGGCACGCTGCTGGCGCTGTGGGGCGTGGAGTCGGCCTATGGCGATCCGCTGGTGCAGCAGAACCACATGACGCCGGTATTCCCCTCGCTCGCCGCGCTCGCCTGGAACGAGCCGCGCCGCAAAGCCTATTGGGAGACCGAGCTGATCAACGCGCTGCGCATCGTCGACAAGGGCTGGAGCACGCCGGAGCAGATGCAGGGCTCCTGGGCCGGCGCGATGGGGCATTCGCAATGGATGCCGGAGGTCTGGCTCAATGTCGGCATCGACTATGACGGCGACGGCAAGGTGTCGCCGTTCGGCAAGCCCGACGACGCGCTGGGCTCGACGGCAAAGTACCTGGTCAATCGCGGCAAGTGGCGCCGTGGCGAGCACTGGGGCTACGAGGTCCGCGCGCCCGGCGATATGAGCGGTAACCGGACCTACGCGGCGTGGGCATCGGCCGGCGTCACCCGCGCCGACGGCCAGCCGTTTCCGCAACCAAATGCATCCGCGCAGATGTGGACGCCGGTTGCGGGCGGGCCGACCTTCCTGCTCGGACCGAATTTCTATTCGGTGAAGAGCTACAATCCCTCGATGAACTATGCGCTCGCAATCTGCCATCTCGGCGACCGCTGCCTCGGCGCGCCGCCCTTCATTCAGCCCTTCCCCGGCTCAGAGCGCGCGCTGACGCTCGCCGAGGTGCAGGAGATGCAGACGCGCCTGACCAAGGCCGGATTCGACACCGGCGGCACCGACGGCCGTGTCGGCAACGACACCATGAAGGCGATCAAGGATTTTCAGCAGCGCGCGGGGATCACGCCCGCCGATGGCTATGGCGGGCTGAAGGTGCTGGCGAAGCTGCGGCAGGGGTCGTAA
- a CDS encoding aldolase translates to MAHSLQSSSSAPAPFRSNRPDLATDAIRTAREDLAACFRMAARNGFEEGICNHFSAVVPGHHDLFLVNPYGYAFRELTASKLLICDFHGNVLDGEGVPEATAFYIHAEMHKRLPRAKVAFHTHMPYATALSMTEGDPLIWAGQTALKFYGRTAVDRDYNGLALDNREGARIASAVGDADIVFMKHHGVMVLAPTIAEAWDDLYYLERAAEVQVLAMSTGRKVLPVDPAIAAETYRQMREGDSESARLHLAAIRRQLDAEEPQYRH, encoded by the coding sequence ATGGCGCACAGCCTTCAATCTTCCTCATCCGCACCTGCGCCGTTCCGCTCGAACCGGCCTGATCTCGCCACCGACGCGATCCGCACCGCGCGCGAGGACCTCGCGGCCTGCTTCCGCATGGCCGCGCGCAATGGTTTTGAAGAAGGCATCTGCAACCACTTCTCGGCCGTGGTGCCCGGCCATCACGATCTCTTCCTGGTCAATCCCTACGGCTACGCCTTCCGCGAGCTGACGGCGTCCAAGCTTCTGATCTGCGATTTCCACGGCAACGTGCTCGACGGCGAGGGCGTACCCGAAGCGACCGCGTTCTACATCCACGCCGAGATGCACAAGCGCCTGCCGCGTGCGAAGGTCGCCTTCCACACCCACATGCCCTACGCCACGGCGTTGTCGATGACCGAGGGTGATCCCCTGATCTGGGCCGGCCAGACCGCGCTGAAATTCTACGGCCGTACCGCAGTGGACCGCGATTACAACGGCCTCGCGCTCGACAACCGCGAAGGCGCGCGCATCGCTTCCGCGGTTGGCGATGCCGACATCGTCTTCATGAAGCATCATGGCGTGATGGTGCTGGCGCCGACCATCGCGGAGGCCTGGGACGATCTCTATTATCTCGAGCGCGCCGCCGAGGTGCAGGTGCTGGCGATGTCGACGGGACGAAAGGTGCTGCCGGTCGATCCCGCGATCGCGGCGGAAACGTACAGGCAGATGCGCGAAGGCGATTCCGAATCCGCGCGATTGCATCTCGCCGCGATCCGGCGGCAGCTCGACGCGGAAGAGCCGCAGTACCGGCACTGA
- a CDS encoding SDR family NAD(P)-dependent oxidoreductase — MAGQVEGKVALVTGGASGIGEAIVEVFAREGATVVITDIDELRGPELAKRVTKAGGKAIFLEQDVTSEERWIEIVAEIAKRYGRLDIMVSNAGIGIAVPSIVDMTLADWHKQNAINLDGVFLSVKHCLPLMRKTGGGSIVMMSSLAGLRGAPGLSAYSLTKGGVRLFAKSIAMECAAAGDGIRVNSVHPGIIDTPIWGKIPTGATGAGQNAPIDPEERAKVATPLGRAGQAAEIAAGVLYLASDASRYVTGSELVIDGGMNAGGVPRRQ; from the coding sequence ATGGCAGGGCAGGTTGAGGGCAAGGTCGCGCTGGTGACGGGCGGCGCCTCGGGCATTGGCGAGGCGATCGTCGAGGTGTTCGCCCGCGAAGGCGCTACCGTCGTCATCACCGACATCGACGAGCTGCGCGGCCCAGAGCTCGCCAAGCGTGTCACAAAAGCCGGCGGCAAGGCGATCTTCCTGGAGCAGGACGTCACCAGCGAGGAGCGCTGGATCGAGATCGTCGCCGAGATCGCCAAGCGCTATGGCCGGCTCGACATCATGGTCTCCAATGCCGGCATCGGCATTGCCGTACCCTCGATCGTCGACATGACGCTCGCTGATTGGCACAAGCAGAACGCGATCAACCTCGACGGCGTGTTTCTGTCCGTGAAGCATTGCCTGCCCCTGATGCGCAAGACCGGCGGCGGCTCCATTGTCATGATGTCCTCGCTCGCGGGCCTGCGCGGTGCGCCGGGCCTCTCGGCCTATTCGCTGACCAAGGGCGGCGTGCGGTTGTTCGCCAAATCGATCGCGATGGAGTGCGCGGCGGCCGGCGACGGCATTCGTGTCAACTCCGTTCACCCCGGCATCATCGATACCCCGATCTGGGGCAAGATCCCGACGGGGGCGACGGGCGCCGGCCAGAACGCCCCGATCGACCCCGAGGAGCGGGCCAAGGTCGCAACGCCGCTCGGCCGTGCCGGGCAGGCCGCGGAGATCGCCGCCGGCGTGCTGTATCTGGCCTCCGATGCCTCGCGTTACGTCACCGGCAGCGAGCTCGTCATCGACGGCGGCATGAACGCCGGCGGCGTGCCGCGGCGGCAATAG
- the recJ gene encoding single-stranded-DNA-specific exonuclease RecJ has translation MTPPATALPVEVPQAFLGVARSLTDKLWLDRLDARGAAKALAIVQRHQLPELLARALAGRGIDIDGVSDFLDPTIRKLLPDPYTVTEMEAAAKRIADAAMRGEKVAIFGDYDVDGATSAALLAWHLRHCGLDPLIHIPDRIFEGYGPNTEAIRALAAKGATLLVTVDCGTTSIEPLAEAKRLGMSVVVIDHHQAGTELPEVDALVNPNRLDDLSGLGHLAAVGLVLVTLVAVNRELRQRGFWTSEMPEPDLLGMLHHVALGTVADVAPLIGLNRAFVAKGLIAMRRRDHVGHTALMDVARLNGPPEAWHLGFMLGPRVNAGGRIGRADLGVRLLLEGDSVEAARIAAELDRLNSERRVIEQAAEAQAEAEALASIGLEDKIGVIVTASEGWHPGVVGLVASRLKEKFSRPAFAIALEPGGIGTGSGRSIAGVDLGKAVRQAVTDGILLKGGGHAMAAGVTLRKEKLAEFRAYLENALAQDVAEARHVNELYVDGAVSARAVTTELATTLNRAGPFGSGNPEVVLALPSHQLVHADEVGQAHLRLRFKSGDGSIVNGIAFRSVGQKLGNALLANRGQQLHVAGSLSVDRYQGAERVQFRVVDVALPDQGPSVIR, from the coding sequence ATGACGCCGCCCGCAACCGCCTTGCCCGTCGAAGTGCCCCAGGCGTTTCTGGGCGTCGCGCGCTCGCTCACCGACAAGCTTTGGCTCGACCGGCTGGATGCCCGCGGGGCGGCCAAGGCGCTCGCCATCGTGCAGCGGCACCAGCTGCCGGAGCTGTTGGCGCGGGCGCTGGCGGGCCGCGGCATCGACATCGATGGCGTCAGCGACTTCCTGGATCCGACCATCCGCAAGCTGCTGCCGGATCCGTACACTGTGACGGAAATGGAGGCCGCCGCGAAGCGGATCGCCGATGCGGCGATGCGCGGCGAGAAGGTCGCGATCTTCGGCGACTACGACGTCGACGGCGCGACCTCGGCGGCGCTGCTGGCCTGGCATCTGCGCCATTGCGGGCTCGATCCGCTGATCCACATTCCCGACCGGATTTTCGAAGGCTACGGCCCGAACACCGAAGCGATCCGCGCGCTGGCCGCCAAGGGCGCCACGCTGCTCGTCACGGTCGATTGCGGCACCACCAGCATCGAGCCGCTCGCGGAAGCCAAGCGCCTCGGCATGTCCGTGGTCGTGATCGATCATCACCAGGCCGGCACGGAGCTGCCGGAGGTCGATGCGCTGGTCAATCCGAACCGGCTCGACGATCTCTCGGGCCTCGGCCATCTCGCCGCCGTCGGTCTCGTGCTGGTGACGCTGGTCGCCGTCAACCGCGAGCTGCGCCAGCGCGGCTTCTGGACGAGCGAGATGCCCGAGCCCGATCTGCTCGGCATGCTGCATCACGTCGCGCTCGGCACGGTTGCGGATGTCGCACCGCTGATCGGGCTCAATCGCGCCTTCGTCGCAAAAGGCCTGATCGCGATGCGGCGGCGCGACCATGTCGGCCACACCGCGCTGATGGACGTGGCGCGACTCAACGGCCCACCGGAGGCCTGGCATCTCGGATTCATGCTGGGGCCGCGCGTCAATGCCGGCGGCCGCATCGGCCGCGCCGATCTCGGCGTGCGGCTCTTGCTCGAAGGCGACAGCGTCGAGGCCGCGCGGATTGCGGCCGAGCTCGATCGCCTCAACAGCGAGCGCCGCGTCATCGAGCAGGCGGCCGAAGCGCAGGCGGAAGCCGAGGCGCTGGCCTCGATCGGGCTCGAGGACAAGATTGGCGTCATCGTCACGGCCTCCGAGGGGTGGCATCCCGGCGTGGTCGGCCTCGTCGCGTCCCGCCTGAAGGAGAAGTTTTCACGACCGGCCTTTGCGATTGCGCTGGAGCCCGGCGGCATCGGTACCGGCTCGGGCCGCTCCATCGCCGGCGTCGATCTCGGCAAGGCGGTACGGCAGGCGGTGACTGACGGCATCTTGCTGAAGGGCGGCGGCCACGCGATGGCCGCTGGCGTGACGTTGCGGAAGGAGAAGCTCGCCGAATTCCGCGCTTATCTCGAAAATGCGCTGGCGCAGGACGTTGCCGAGGCGCGCCACGTCAACGAGCTCTATGTCGACGGCGCGGTGTCCGCGCGCGCCGTGACGACGGAGCTTGCGACCACGCTCAACCGCGCCGGTCCCTTCGGCAGCGGCAATCCGGAAGTCGTGCTGGCGTTGCCATCGCATCAGCTCGTCCATGCCGACGAGGTCGGACAGGCGCATTTGAGGCTACGCTTCAAGTCTGGCGACGGCTCGATCGTCAACGGTATTGCATTCCGTTCGGTCGGCCAGAAGCTCGGCAATGCACTTCTCGCCAATCGCGGCCAGCAATTGCATGTCGCGGGATCATTGTCGGTCGACCGGTACCAGGGAGCAGAGCGCGTGCAATTCCGCGTCGTCGACGTCGCGCTACCGGACCAGGGGCCATCCGTGATTAGATAA
- a CDS encoding methyl-accepting chemotaxis protein produces the protein MSAALGLKAKPIATEPADDDSDISALINRLTAEVNQIAVDKTKAIQQITNQMKMLALNALIESSRAGAQGAGFAVVAQEVRGVGQQVETIARELETQLTKRTGDLVASIDRMSQRSRGERMVDLSLNAIELIDRNLYERTCDVRWWATDSAVVDCAASPSAAAVSHASQRLGVILGAYTVYLDLWLCDLDGNVIANGRADRFRVVGQNVAHTKWFRDARTLRSGDDYVAGDVENQPLLGNAQVATYCASVRAGGQANGAPIGVLAIHFDWEAQARAIVQGVRVGDSDKARVLLVDSNLRVIAASDGQGILSERIAISLNGQRSGFYHDRTGALVAFHATPGYETYRGLGWYGVIVCGA, from the coding sequence ATGTCTGCTGCGCTGGGTCTGAAAGCCAAGCCAATCGCCACTGAACCCGCTGATGACGATTCCGATATCTCCGCGCTGATCAATCGCCTGACCGCGGAGGTCAACCAGATCGCGGTCGACAAGACCAAGGCGATCCAGCAGATCACCAACCAGATGAAGATGCTGGCGCTGAACGCGTTGATCGAGAGCTCACGCGCCGGCGCGCAAGGCGCCGGCTTCGCGGTGGTGGCGCAGGAGGTGCGCGGCGTCGGCCAGCAGGTCGAAACCATCGCGCGCGAGCTCGAAACCCAGCTGACGAAGCGCACCGGCGATCTCGTCGCCTCGATCGACCGCATGAGCCAGCGCTCGCGCGGCGAGCGCATGGTCGACCTGTCGCTCAACGCTATCGAGCTGATCGATCGCAACCTCTATGAACGCACCTGCGACGTGCGCTGGTGGGCGACCGACTCCGCCGTGGTCGATTGCGCGGCCTCGCCGAGCGCCGCAGCCGTCTCCCATGCCTCGCAGCGCCTCGGCGTGATCCTCGGCGCCTACACCGTCTATCTCGACCTCTGGCTCTGCGACCTCGACGGCAATGTGATCGCCAACGGCCGCGCCGACCGCTTTCGCGTCGTCGGCCAGAACGTCGCCCACACCAAGTGGTTTCGCGATGCGCGAACCTTGCGCTCCGGCGACGACTATGTCGCCGGTGACGTCGAGAACCAGCCGCTGCTCGGCAATGCGCAAGTCGCGACCTATTGTGCCAGCGTCCGCGCCGGCGGCCAGGCCAACGGCGCGCCGATCGGCGTGCTCGCCATCCATTTCGACTGGGAGGCGCAGGCCCGCGCCATCGTGCAGGGCGTGCGCGTCGGCGACAGCGACAAGGCGCGCGTGCTGCTGGTCGATTCCAATCTGCGTGTCATCGCAGCGTCCGACGGCCAGGGCATTTTGAGCGAGCGCATCGCGATCTCGCTGAACGGCCAGCGCTCCGGATTCTATCATGACCGAACGGGCGCGCTGGTCGCGTTCCATGCGACGCCAGGCTACGAGACTTATCGCGGCCTCGGCTGGTACGGCGTGATCGTCTGCGGAGCGTGA